The DNA segment TTATGTTTTTAAGATTTAAAAAGAATAATTGGAAGAAAATCAAAATTTGACAACCTATGTATACTTTTGATATAAGTATTATATAATATATAAAGAGAAAGAATTAAATGGTAAAAGGCTCTTTAAATGGTAGTAAAAACCTTTTAAAAGACCTTTTACAAAGAGGGGGAATTTTGTGTTTTCGCTGAAAGCCCGATGGGCTATTGCATCCGGTATTGCAGTAATAGTTTTCACCGGAGCAGTTGTTTGTGCCACTTTGGAAAAAGAGGTGATTATTAGAGAGAAGGATAAAACGGTTGAGGTTTCAACTTTTGCTAAAACCGTAAAAGAGCTGCTCGCTAATGAGAATATAGTCTTAGAACCTGAAGATGTGGTGATGCCAAGCCTTGATACAAAATTGACGGAAGGCATGCAGATAACGATAAAAAGGGCTTTTCCGGTAAAGATTGCTGTTGATGGCAAGGAAGTGACAGTAAAAACCCAACCTAATGCTGTAGTAAATCTTTTGGCAAAGGCCGAAATCAGCCTTAATGAAAAAGATAAAGTTCAACCGTCTCTTTGTGAATTTGTATCAGAAAGCGGAGAAATAACCATAACTAGAGTCGAGCAAAGAGTTACAACTGAGGTTAAAACAATACCGTTTGAGGTTGTATCAAGGAAGGACTTTAATTTACCCCTTGGTGAGAAAAAAGTGATCCAAGAGGGAGAAGAAGGTCAGGAAGAAGTAAAAACAATAGAAGTAATTGAAGATGGTAAAGTTGTTTCAACATCAACACAATCAAATGTATTAAAAGCACCCAAGCCTCAGATAGTACTTACAGGAACAGTGCAATTGGCATCGCGTGGAGGCGTAGATTTTTCCTATACTGAAAAACGCCGAATGTTGGCTACAGCCTATACTCATACAGGAAACCGAACTGCTACTGGTACAACGCCAAGAGTGGGAGTGGCAGCTGTAGATCCAAAGGTTATCCCGTTGGGAACTAGAGTTTACGTGGATGGTTATGGTTTCGCACGGGCTGAGGATACGGGAGGAGCCATAAAAGGTGAAAAGATAGACTTGTTTTTCAACACAAGTGAAGAAACAAAGCGCTTTGGAAGGCGCTGGGTAACAGTATATGTTTTAAAATAAAAAAACAGCAAAAGTTGAAGCAATAATTAATATGCTTCCATTAAGATAGACAGTTAAAATAAAGAAACTGTTTATACTCTAAGTGGAAGCATATTTTTTATCTGTACCTTTTTACGTAAGAAGAAACATAGTGAACCCGCCTTTTATTTCTTTTGTACCGCCTTATGCCCACCATTATTCTAAAAGGTGTATATATAATAAGTAATAAGGAAACTATCCAAAACCACCAATATGTGTAGATCTTTCGTTTTACATCATTAGCGGCAATTAGATCAACGCTCCCAAGCTTTTCATTTCCTTGATAAAATATTACTTGCCCAAGAATTTCTCCTTTTATAACAGGGGCTTTTATATCCGGATTAATAACAACCTTTTGTGTGACATCTGGGCCGTTTTTTGGCAATACGGTAATAAATGAGGTGTTAGCAAGTAATCCGATTGAATCTCCATACTTAACCTTTTCTTCGGTTATTAATGTATTTTCGCTCAAAATATTTTTTCTTTCAAAATTTGTAAAACCATAGTCCAATAAGGCTGCACTGTCATGCCAAACATTAATGGCATCGGATTTCAATATAACCGAAATAAGCTGCCATCCATTTCGAGTTGCTGAAGCTACTAATGTAGAGCCGGCAGTACTGGTATATCCGGTCTTAACTCCGTCTGCTC comes from the Tepidanaerobacter acetatoxydans Re1 genome and includes:
- a CDS encoding ubiquitin-like domain-containing protein codes for the protein MFSLKARWAIASGIAVIVFTGAVVCATLEKEVIIREKDKTVEVSTFAKTVKELLANENIVLEPEDVVMPSLDTKLTEGMQITIKRAFPVKIAVDGKEVTVKTQPNAVVNLLAKAEISLNEKDKVQPSLCEFVSESGEITITRVEQRVTTEVKTIPFEVVSRKDFNLPLGEKKVIQEGEEGQEEVKTIEVIEDGKVVSTSTQSNVLKAPKPQIVLTGTVQLASRGGVDFSYTEKRRMLATAYTHTGNRTATGTTPRVGVAAVDPKVIPLGTRVYVDGYGFARAEDTGGAIKGEKIDLFFNTSEETKRFGRRWVTVYVLK